From a single Arachis hypogaea cultivar Tifrunner chromosome 3, arahy.Tifrunner.gnm2.J5K5, whole genome shotgun sequence genomic region:
- the LOC112769991 gene encoding G-type lectin S-receptor-like serine/threonine-protein kinase At4g27290 isoform X2, which translates to MLIIWFFLVSCVRTSTSTDRLGTGQSMRDGESLVSVDGSFELGFFSPKSSTSRYLGVWYRDASRNPTVVWVANRERPLQSTSGLLKFSDKGILQLLNDANTSIVWSSNISSSLQASNNLIAQLLDSGNLVVKYQHAMLHSQQDAAEDFFLWQSFDYPSDTLMPGMKLGLNLVTSLNRFLSCWKSSNDPAIGEYSLKIKPRGYPQLVQMKGSVIVTRAGPWNGLSFSGYPYAMNIYSIDFIVNDKEIYYQVTMSDRSLFSIYRTITSGTGNVLVWTSQTRNQVKNTPTELVDQCEMYAFCGSNSICYMDGNAPTCACLKAYVSKFPKQWNMSDWSSGCVRKTLLDCNNTDGFLRYRDMKLPDTSSSTYNKTMNLEECRQSCLKNCSCTAYANMDIRNGGSGCLLWFDHLIDMRMFTKGGQDLYIKVPASELAGNGHGNMKNKNVGIIVGSVIFGLIACAGTMSMIIKKKGVARNICKKKHSWKDIDLPIFDFSVIAKATGNFASSKKLGEGGFGPVYKGILQDGREVAVKRLSKRSTQGLEELKNEVVLIAKLQHRNLVKLLGCCIQESEKILIYEFMPNKSLDQFIFDETGRKRLDWLKRFNIISGIARGLFYLHQDSILRIIHRDLKTSNILLDANFNPKISDFGLARTFLDDQVEENTNRIAGTYDYMPPEYVRGQFSMKSDVFSYGVIVLELISGKKNREFSNSENDLNLLGHAWKLWINERPLELLDEVLREWCNPTEVIRCIQVGLLCVQQRPEDRPNMLSVVLMLNGEKWLPQPKFPAFYVDCAGTPKEESLSANYVKFSVNEVSITMLDAR; encoded by the exons atgttaattatttggtTCTTTCTAGTATCTTGCGTGAGAACTTCCACTTCAACAGATCGATTGGGAACGGGTCAATCTATGAGAGATGGTGAGAGCTTAGTTTCGGTTGATGGAAGCTTTGAACTGGGTTTCTTCAGTCCTAAATCTAGTACAAGTCGGTATTTGGGTGTGTGGTACAGAGATGCATCAAGAAACCCAACAGTAGTGTGGGTGGCCAATAGAGAAAGACCCCTTCAAAGCACGTCCGGACTCTTGAAATTCAGTGACAAGGGAATTCTTCAACTTCTCAATGACGCAAACACTAGTATTGTTTGGTCATCCAACATATCTTCATCCCTCCAAGCTTCAAATAACTTAATTGCACAGCTCTTGGACTCGGGAAATCTTGTTGTGAAGTACCAACACGCTATGTTGCACAG CCAACAGGATGCTGCCGAGGACTTCTTCTTGTGGCAGAGTTTTGACTATCCTTCTGATACGTTGATGCCAGGAATGAAACTTGGATTAAACTTAGTTACTAGTCTGAATAGATTTCTATCGTGTTGGAAAAGTTCAAATGACCCTGCTATAGGAGAGTATTCTTTAAAAATCAAACCCAGAGGGTATCCGCAACTAGTTCAAATGAAGGGATCCGTAATAGTTACTAGAGCAGGACCATGGAATGGTCTTTCTTTTTCAGGGTATCCATATGCCATGAACATATATAGCATCGATTTTATAGTGAATGATAAAGAGATCTATTATCAGGTCACAATGAGTGATAGGTCCCTTTTCTCCATATACAGAACAATCACTTCAGGTACGGGTAATGTTTTGGTTTGGACAAGTCAAACAAGAAATCAGGTTAAAAACACTCCAACTGAGCTGGTAGATCAATGTGAAATGTATGCCTTTTGTGGTTCAAATTCTATATGCTATATGGATGGTAATGCTCCAACATGTGCATGTTTGAAAGCATATGTTTCCAAATTTCCCAAACAATGGAATATGTCTGATTGGTCTAGTGGTTGTGTCAGAAAGACTTTGTTAGATTGTAATAACACAGATGGGTTCTTGAGGTACAGAGATATGAAGTTGCCAGATACATCTTCATCAACGTATAATAAGACAATGAATCTTGAGGAATGTCGACAATCCTGCTTGAAAAACTGTTCTTGTACAGCGTATGCGAATATGGATATTCGTAATGGAGGAAGTGGCTGCCTACTTTGGTTTGATCATCTCATTGACATGAGGATGTTCACTAAAGGAGGACAAGACCTTTACATTAAAGTCCCTGCTTCAGAATTAG CGGGTAACGGCCATGggaatatgaaaaataagaacgTTGGAATCATAGTAGGTTCGGTTATCTTTGGATTAATCGCATGCGCTGGCACAATGTCGATGATAATTAAAAAGAAAG GTGTAGCAAGAAATATATGCAAGAAAAAGCATAGTTGGAAAGATATCGATCTACCGATATTTGATTTTTCAGTCATAGCTAAAGCTACAGGAAACTTTGCATCTAGTAAAAAGCTTGGAGAAGGTGGTTTCGGTCCCGTATATAAG GGCATACTTCAAGATGGTCGAGAAGTAGCTGTAAAAAGGCTTTCAAAAAGGTCTACTCAAGGGCTGGAAGAATTAAAAAATGAGGTGGTGTTGATAGCTAAACTTCAGCATCGGAATCTTGTCAAGCTTCTTGGTTGTTGTATTCAAGAGTCAGAAAAAATACTAATCTATGAATTCATGCCTAACAAAAGTTTAGACCAATTTATTTTCG ATGAAACTGGACGAAAGCGGCTAGATTGGCTAAAGCGTTTCAACATTATTAGTGGCATTGCTCGAGGACTTTTTTATCTTCATCAAGATTCTATATTGAGAATAATTCATAGAGATCTAAAAACTAGTAATATTTTGTTAGATGCAAATTTTAATCCCAAGATATCAGATTTTGGTTTAGCTCGAACATTCTTAGATGATCAAGTTGAGGAAAATACAAATAGGATTGCTGGAACATA CGATTATATGCCTCCTGAATATGTACGAGGACAATTTTCTATGAAGTCAGATGTTTTTAGTTATGGTGTTATAGTATTAGAGTTGATAAGTGGAAAGAAGAATAGAGAATTCTCAAACTCTGAAAATGACCTTAATCTTCTTGGACAT GCATGGAAATTGTGGATTAATGAGAGGCCACTGGAATTATTGGATGAAGTATTAAGGGAATGGTGCAACCCCACTGAAGTCATAAGATGCATACAAGTAGGTTTATTATGTGTGCAACAAAGGCCAGAAGATAGGCCTAACATGTTATCGGTGGTTCTAATGCTAAATGGTGAGAAATGGTTGCCCCAACCGAAATTTCCTGCATTTTATGTAGATTGTGCTGGGACACCGAAAGAAGAATCTTTATCGGCAAACTATGTAAAATTCTCAGTTAATGAAGTTTCCATCACAATGTTGGATGCAAGATAA
- the LOC112769991 gene encoding G-type lectin S-receptor-like serine/threonine-protein kinase At4g27290 isoform X1, with the protein MLIIWFFLVSCVRTSTSTDRLGTGQSMRDGESLVSVDGSFELGFFSPKSSTSRYLGVWYRDASRNPTVVWVANRERPLQSTSGLLKFSDKGILQLLNDANTSIVWSSNISSSLQASNNLIAQLLDSGNLVVKYQHAMLHSQQDAAEDFFLWQSFDYPSDTLMPGMKLGLNLVTSLNRFLSCWKSSNDPAIGEYSLKIKPRGYPQLVQMKGSVIVTRAGPWNGLSFSGYPYAMNIYSIDFIVNDKEIYYQVTMSDRSLFSIYRTITSGTGNVLVWTSQTRNQVKNTPTELVDQCEMYAFCGSNSICYMDGNAPTCACLKAYVSKFPKQWNMSDWSSGCVRKTLLDCNNTDGFLRYRDMKLPDTSSSTYNKTMNLEECRQSCLKNCSCTAYANMDIRNGGSGCLLWFDHLIDMRMFTKGGQDLYIKVPASELAAGNGHGNMKNKNVGIIVGSVIFGLIACAGTMSMIIKKKGVARNICKKKHSWKDIDLPIFDFSVIAKATGNFASSKKLGEGGFGPVYKGILQDGREVAVKRLSKRSTQGLEELKNEVVLIAKLQHRNLVKLLGCCIQESEKILIYEFMPNKSLDQFIFDETGRKRLDWLKRFNIISGIARGLFYLHQDSILRIIHRDLKTSNILLDANFNPKISDFGLARTFLDDQVEENTNRIAGTYDYMPPEYVRGQFSMKSDVFSYGVIVLELISGKKNREFSNSENDLNLLGHAWKLWINERPLELLDEVLREWCNPTEVIRCIQVGLLCVQQRPEDRPNMLSVVLMLNGEKWLPQPKFPAFYVDCAGTPKEESLSANYVKFSVNEVSITMLDAR; encoded by the exons atgttaattatttggtTCTTTCTAGTATCTTGCGTGAGAACTTCCACTTCAACAGATCGATTGGGAACGGGTCAATCTATGAGAGATGGTGAGAGCTTAGTTTCGGTTGATGGAAGCTTTGAACTGGGTTTCTTCAGTCCTAAATCTAGTACAAGTCGGTATTTGGGTGTGTGGTACAGAGATGCATCAAGAAACCCAACAGTAGTGTGGGTGGCCAATAGAGAAAGACCCCTTCAAAGCACGTCCGGACTCTTGAAATTCAGTGACAAGGGAATTCTTCAACTTCTCAATGACGCAAACACTAGTATTGTTTGGTCATCCAACATATCTTCATCCCTCCAAGCTTCAAATAACTTAATTGCACAGCTCTTGGACTCGGGAAATCTTGTTGTGAAGTACCAACACGCTATGTTGCACAG CCAACAGGATGCTGCCGAGGACTTCTTCTTGTGGCAGAGTTTTGACTATCCTTCTGATACGTTGATGCCAGGAATGAAACTTGGATTAAACTTAGTTACTAGTCTGAATAGATTTCTATCGTGTTGGAAAAGTTCAAATGACCCTGCTATAGGAGAGTATTCTTTAAAAATCAAACCCAGAGGGTATCCGCAACTAGTTCAAATGAAGGGATCCGTAATAGTTACTAGAGCAGGACCATGGAATGGTCTTTCTTTTTCAGGGTATCCATATGCCATGAACATATATAGCATCGATTTTATAGTGAATGATAAAGAGATCTATTATCAGGTCACAATGAGTGATAGGTCCCTTTTCTCCATATACAGAACAATCACTTCAGGTACGGGTAATGTTTTGGTTTGGACAAGTCAAACAAGAAATCAGGTTAAAAACACTCCAACTGAGCTGGTAGATCAATGTGAAATGTATGCCTTTTGTGGTTCAAATTCTATATGCTATATGGATGGTAATGCTCCAACATGTGCATGTTTGAAAGCATATGTTTCCAAATTTCCCAAACAATGGAATATGTCTGATTGGTCTAGTGGTTGTGTCAGAAAGACTTTGTTAGATTGTAATAACACAGATGGGTTCTTGAGGTACAGAGATATGAAGTTGCCAGATACATCTTCATCAACGTATAATAAGACAATGAATCTTGAGGAATGTCGACAATCCTGCTTGAAAAACTGTTCTTGTACAGCGTATGCGAATATGGATATTCGTAATGGAGGAAGTGGCTGCCTACTTTGGTTTGATCATCTCATTGACATGAGGATGTTCACTAAAGGAGGACAAGACCTTTACATTAAAGTCCCTGCTTCAGAATTAG CAGCGGGTAACGGCCATGggaatatgaaaaataagaacgTTGGAATCATAGTAGGTTCGGTTATCTTTGGATTAATCGCATGCGCTGGCACAATGTCGATGATAATTAAAAAGAAAG GTGTAGCAAGAAATATATGCAAGAAAAAGCATAGTTGGAAAGATATCGATCTACCGATATTTGATTTTTCAGTCATAGCTAAAGCTACAGGAAACTTTGCATCTAGTAAAAAGCTTGGAGAAGGTGGTTTCGGTCCCGTATATAAG GGCATACTTCAAGATGGTCGAGAAGTAGCTGTAAAAAGGCTTTCAAAAAGGTCTACTCAAGGGCTGGAAGAATTAAAAAATGAGGTGGTGTTGATAGCTAAACTTCAGCATCGGAATCTTGTCAAGCTTCTTGGTTGTTGTATTCAAGAGTCAGAAAAAATACTAATCTATGAATTCATGCCTAACAAAAGTTTAGACCAATTTATTTTCG ATGAAACTGGACGAAAGCGGCTAGATTGGCTAAAGCGTTTCAACATTATTAGTGGCATTGCTCGAGGACTTTTTTATCTTCATCAAGATTCTATATTGAGAATAATTCATAGAGATCTAAAAACTAGTAATATTTTGTTAGATGCAAATTTTAATCCCAAGATATCAGATTTTGGTTTAGCTCGAACATTCTTAGATGATCAAGTTGAGGAAAATACAAATAGGATTGCTGGAACATA CGATTATATGCCTCCTGAATATGTACGAGGACAATTTTCTATGAAGTCAGATGTTTTTAGTTATGGTGTTATAGTATTAGAGTTGATAAGTGGAAAGAAGAATAGAGAATTCTCAAACTCTGAAAATGACCTTAATCTTCTTGGACAT GCATGGAAATTGTGGATTAATGAGAGGCCACTGGAATTATTGGATGAAGTATTAAGGGAATGGTGCAACCCCACTGAAGTCATAAGATGCATACAAGTAGGTTTATTATGTGTGCAACAAAGGCCAGAAGATAGGCCTAACATGTTATCGGTGGTTCTAATGCTAAATGGTGAGAAATGGTTGCCCCAACCGAAATTTCCTGCATTTTATGTAGATTGTGCTGGGACACCGAAAGAAGAATCTTTATCGGCAAACTATGTAAAATTCTCAGTTAATGAAGTTTCCATCACAATGTTGGATGCAAGATAA
- the LOC112769991 gene encoding G-type lectin S-receptor-like serine/threonine-protein kinase At4g27290 isoform X4, protein MLIIWFFLVSCVRTSTSTDRLGTGQSMRDGESLVSVDGSFELGFFSPKSSTSRYLGVWYRDASRNPTVVWVANRERPLQSTSGLLKFSDKGILQLLNDANTSIVWSSNISSSLQASNNLIAQLLDSGNLVVKYQHAMLHRDMKLPDTSSSTYNKTMNLEECRQSCLKNCSCTAYANMDIRNGGSGCLLWFDHLIDMRMFTKGGQDLYIKVPASELAAGNGHGNMKNKNVGIIVGSVIFGLIACAGTMSMIIKKKGVARNICKKKHSWKDIDLPIFDFSVIAKATGNFASSKKLGEGGFGPVYKGILQDGREVAVKRLSKRSTQGLEELKNEVVLIAKLQHRNLVKLLGCCIQESEKILIYEFMPNKSLDQFIFDETGRKRLDWLKRFNIISGIARGLFYLHQDSILRIIHRDLKTSNILLDANFNPKISDFGLARTFLDDQVEENTNRIAGTYDYMPPEYVRGQFSMKSDVFSYGVIVLELISGKKNREFSNSENDLNLLGHAWKLWINERPLELLDEVLREWCNPTEVIRCIQVGLLCVQQRPEDRPNMLSVVLMLNGEKWLPQPKFPAFYVDCAGTPKEESLSANYVKFSVNEVSITMLDAR, encoded by the exons atgttaattatttggtTCTTTCTAGTATCTTGCGTGAGAACTTCCACTTCAACAGATCGATTGGGAACGGGTCAATCTATGAGAGATGGTGAGAGCTTAGTTTCGGTTGATGGAAGCTTTGAACTGGGTTTCTTCAGTCCTAAATCTAGTACAAGTCGGTATTTGGGTGTGTGGTACAGAGATGCATCAAGAAACCCAACAGTAGTGTGGGTGGCCAATAGAGAAAGACCCCTTCAAAGCACGTCCGGACTCTTGAAATTCAGTGACAAGGGAATTCTTCAACTTCTCAATGACGCAAACACTAGTATTGTTTGGTCATCCAACATATCTTCATCCCTCCAAGCTTCAAATAACTTAATTGCACAGCTCTTGGACTCGGGAAATCTTGTTGTGAAGTACCAACACGCTATGTTGCACAG AGATATGAAGTTGCCAGATACATCTTCATCAACGTATAATAAGACAATGAATCTTGAGGAATGTCGACAATCCTGCTTGAAAAACTGTTCTTGTACAGCGTATGCGAATATGGATATTCGTAATGGAGGAAGTGGCTGCCTACTTTGGTTTGATCATCTCATTGACATGAGGATGTTCACTAAAGGAGGACAAGACCTTTACATTAAAGTCCCTGCTTCAGAATTAG CAGCGGGTAACGGCCATGggaatatgaaaaataagaacgTTGGAATCATAGTAGGTTCGGTTATCTTTGGATTAATCGCATGCGCTGGCACAATGTCGATGATAATTAAAAAGAAAG GTGTAGCAAGAAATATATGCAAGAAAAAGCATAGTTGGAAAGATATCGATCTACCGATATTTGATTTTTCAGTCATAGCTAAAGCTACAGGAAACTTTGCATCTAGTAAAAAGCTTGGAGAAGGTGGTTTCGGTCCCGTATATAAG GGCATACTTCAAGATGGTCGAGAAGTAGCTGTAAAAAGGCTTTCAAAAAGGTCTACTCAAGGGCTGGAAGAATTAAAAAATGAGGTGGTGTTGATAGCTAAACTTCAGCATCGGAATCTTGTCAAGCTTCTTGGTTGTTGTATTCAAGAGTCAGAAAAAATACTAATCTATGAATTCATGCCTAACAAAAGTTTAGACCAATTTATTTTCG ATGAAACTGGACGAAAGCGGCTAGATTGGCTAAAGCGTTTCAACATTATTAGTGGCATTGCTCGAGGACTTTTTTATCTTCATCAAGATTCTATATTGAGAATAATTCATAGAGATCTAAAAACTAGTAATATTTTGTTAGATGCAAATTTTAATCCCAAGATATCAGATTTTGGTTTAGCTCGAACATTCTTAGATGATCAAGTTGAGGAAAATACAAATAGGATTGCTGGAACATA CGATTATATGCCTCCTGAATATGTACGAGGACAATTTTCTATGAAGTCAGATGTTTTTAGTTATGGTGTTATAGTATTAGAGTTGATAAGTGGAAAGAAGAATAGAGAATTCTCAAACTCTGAAAATGACCTTAATCTTCTTGGACAT GCATGGAAATTGTGGATTAATGAGAGGCCACTGGAATTATTGGATGAAGTATTAAGGGAATGGTGCAACCCCACTGAAGTCATAAGATGCATACAAGTAGGTTTATTATGTGTGCAACAAAGGCCAGAAGATAGGCCTAACATGTTATCGGTGGTTCTAATGCTAAATGGTGAGAAATGGTTGCCCCAACCGAAATTTCCTGCATTTTATGTAGATTGTGCTGGGACACCGAAAGAAGAATCTTTATCGGCAAACTATGTAAAATTCTCAGTTAATGAAGTTTCCATCACAATGTTGGATGCAAGATAA
- the LOC112769991 gene encoding G-type lectin S-receptor-like serine/threonine-protein kinase At4g27290 isoform X3 → MLIIWFFLVSCVRTSTSTDRLGTGQSMRDGESLVSVDGSFELGFFSPKSSTSRYLGVWYRDASRNPTVVWVANRERPLQSTSGLLKFSDKGILQLLNDANTSIVWSSNISSSLQASNNLIAQLLDSGNLVVKYQHAMLHRTITSGTGNVLVWTSQTRNQVKNTPTELVDQCEMYAFCGSNSICYMDGNAPTCACLKAYVSKFPKQWNMSDWSSGCVRKTLLDCNNTDGFLRYRDMKLPDTSSSTYNKTMNLEECRQSCLKNCSCTAYANMDIRNGGSGCLLWFDHLIDMRMFTKGGQDLYIKVPASELAAGNGHGNMKNKNVGIIVGSVIFGLIACAGTMSMIIKKKGVARNICKKKHSWKDIDLPIFDFSVIAKATGNFASSKKLGEGGFGPVYKGILQDGREVAVKRLSKRSTQGLEELKNEVVLIAKLQHRNLVKLLGCCIQESEKILIYEFMPNKSLDQFIFDETGRKRLDWLKRFNIISGIARGLFYLHQDSILRIIHRDLKTSNILLDANFNPKISDFGLARTFLDDQVEENTNRIAGTYDYMPPEYVRGQFSMKSDVFSYGVIVLELISGKKNREFSNSENDLNLLGHAWKLWINERPLELLDEVLREWCNPTEVIRCIQVGLLCVQQRPEDRPNMLSVVLMLNGEKWLPQPKFPAFYVDCAGTPKEESLSANYVKFSVNEVSITMLDAR, encoded by the exons atgttaattatttggtTCTTTCTAGTATCTTGCGTGAGAACTTCCACTTCAACAGATCGATTGGGAACGGGTCAATCTATGAGAGATGGTGAGAGCTTAGTTTCGGTTGATGGAAGCTTTGAACTGGGTTTCTTCAGTCCTAAATCTAGTACAAGTCGGTATTTGGGTGTGTGGTACAGAGATGCATCAAGAAACCCAACAGTAGTGTGGGTGGCCAATAGAGAAAGACCCCTTCAAAGCACGTCCGGACTCTTGAAATTCAGTGACAAGGGAATTCTTCAACTTCTCAATGACGCAAACACTAGTATTGTTTGGTCATCCAACATATCTTCATCCCTCCAAGCTTCAAATAACTTAATTGCACAGCTCTTGGACTCGGGAAATCTTGTTGTGAAGTACCAACACGCTATGTTGCACAG AACAATCACTTCAGGTACGGGTAATGTTTTGGTTTGGACAAGTCAAACAAGAAATCAGGTTAAAAACACTCCAACTGAGCTGGTAGATCAATGTGAAATGTATGCCTTTTGTGGTTCAAATTCTATATGCTATATGGATGGTAATGCTCCAACATGTGCATGTTTGAAAGCATATGTTTCCAAATTTCCCAAACAATGGAATATGTCTGATTGGTCTAGTGGTTGTGTCAGAAAGACTTTGTTAGATTGTAATAACACAGATGGGTTCTTGAGGTACAGAGATATGAAGTTGCCAGATACATCTTCATCAACGTATAATAAGACAATGAATCTTGAGGAATGTCGACAATCCTGCTTGAAAAACTGTTCTTGTACAGCGTATGCGAATATGGATATTCGTAATGGAGGAAGTGGCTGCCTACTTTGGTTTGATCATCTCATTGACATGAGGATGTTCACTAAAGGAGGACAAGACCTTTACATTAAAGTCCCTGCTTCAGAATTAG CAGCGGGTAACGGCCATGggaatatgaaaaataagaacgTTGGAATCATAGTAGGTTCGGTTATCTTTGGATTAATCGCATGCGCTGGCACAATGTCGATGATAATTAAAAAGAAAG GTGTAGCAAGAAATATATGCAAGAAAAAGCATAGTTGGAAAGATATCGATCTACCGATATTTGATTTTTCAGTCATAGCTAAAGCTACAGGAAACTTTGCATCTAGTAAAAAGCTTGGAGAAGGTGGTTTCGGTCCCGTATATAAG GGCATACTTCAAGATGGTCGAGAAGTAGCTGTAAAAAGGCTTTCAAAAAGGTCTACTCAAGGGCTGGAAGAATTAAAAAATGAGGTGGTGTTGATAGCTAAACTTCAGCATCGGAATCTTGTCAAGCTTCTTGGTTGTTGTATTCAAGAGTCAGAAAAAATACTAATCTATGAATTCATGCCTAACAAAAGTTTAGACCAATTTATTTTCG ATGAAACTGGACGAAAGCGGCTAGATTGGCTAAAGCGTTTCAACATTATTAGTGGCATTGCTCGAGGACTTTTTTATCTTCATCAAGATTCTATATTGAGAATAATTCATAGAGATCTAAAAACTAGTAATATTTTGTTAGATGCAAATTTTAATCCCAAGATATCAGATTTTGGTTTAGCTCGAACATTCTTAGATGATCAAGTTGAGGAAAATACAAATAGGATTGCTGGAACATA CGATTATATGCCTCCTGAATATGTACGAGGACAATTTTCTATGAAGTCAGATGTTTTTAGTTATGGTGTTATAGTATTAGAGTTGATAAGTGGAAAGAAGAATAGAGAATTCTCAAACTCTGAAAATGACCTTAATCTTCTTGGACAT GCATGGAAATTGTGGATTAATGAGAGGCCACTGGAATTATTGGATGAAGTATTAAGGGAATGGTGCAACCCCACTGAAGTCATAAGATGCATACAAGTAGGTTTATTATGTGTGCAACAAAGGCCAGAAGATAGGCCTAACATGTTATCGGTGGTTCTAATGCTAAATGGTGAGAAATGGTTGCCCCAACCGAAATTTCCTGCATTTTATGTAGATTGTGCTGGGACACCGAAAGAAGAATCTTTATCGGCAAACTATGTAAAATTCTCAGTTAATGAAGTTTCCATCACAATGTTGGATGCAAGATAA